A region of the Arachis hypogaea cultivar Tifrunner chromosome 15, arahy.Tifrunner.gnm2.J5K5, whole genome shotgun sequence genome:
ttttttattaaaaatacaaaaaataataagttttttatgtatttgttttaaatttattaaataaaagaaatttaaaacATTTAACTAACATAAATTTATCATGTAACTTTAAAACACagattaactaaatttttatttatattttattcttctactaaagagtattttttttttctctttatttatatattattgtcttGTCTTAACTACTAAACACATTCttattttctcttgaattttatattaaattacttACCAATCTAATAAGATATTGGACATAATAACTAACATATATATAACATCCACATAACAAAAGtattactaaaaaaaaaagtataggtagataataaaaatattaaataatgtaaacaatagatatatcgaatatttattttactagtgtacggatggttattttaatattaaaatttagatgattAATTTAaaggtgtagtgtgtttttatttgattagtgATTGTTCATGTTAGTTCAAAATAATCATTGTTCCCTAGCATTCCCCGTTACTAAATTACTTGCACTTGAAATTTGAACACTACCTGTGAGTGTGATTATAGTTGGGACAATTCATTAGCAGGAGATGGAACCTGTGTGACAACTTTGAatccagaagaagaagaagaagaagaagcatcatTGATGTTATTATGATGATTCTTCAAGATGTTAAGTTCCTCTCTAAAGACAACAACAAGTGGAAGAAGAAGCAACAAGAGAACAAAGATGCCATCAACAATGTACTGAACCCTGTTGAAACTCAACCTGTTCTGTAACACAATCAACAGCATCAGAAAAACAGCAACACCAAGTGATATATACAGAAGCTTGTAGAAAACTCTCAGCTCCTTCCGTTGCGGAACGATGTCGAGGATCCGAACCGTGGGTAAAAACAAGAAGCTTATAACAGCAGGAAGATATCCAATGAGCAAGATGAGAGCCTTAGAATCATCACCATAAAAAGCATGGTAGAGTTGAGTGAAGATTGCACCACTGAGTCCAACATAGCCTTTTAGAAGCCCAATAACACTTCCTCGGCTTCTTGGGAAGCTTTTCACACACGTTACCAATGCACCAGTGTTGGCAAATGATTGCGAATTAGCTCCTATGTCgcacaaatacaaatacaaatataaatacgAATATTAAAAACTGTACGATAATATCTGAAGTTGCGTTTATTTTTTAGAACATGACAAGATAAGACACTAAAAACAAGATATAAACATAGACAcacataatttagtatttttgtattttgttgttAATAAagtagaacaaattataaaaatctaatttattctcatttttttcattcaaaaaattttaaaaaaaatgtaacaataaaaagtataattatgaaaagttaacaataataataaaagaaaaaataaaaaataagttatatccCTTGTTAATATCTCTGTGTCCTTTTTGTcatgatggacacaaaatacacaaaTTTAATGTCTTTGGACACAATGTCCTTGTCAATGTCTCATTTGTCAAACATGACTCTGTGTCCCTGTCTCAGTGTCATGTCCCTATAAATAAACGCAGCCTAATAGTTTAAATAGCTTCATTCTAAGGCTGTGTTTGGAAAGGAGACAGAGACTAGATTAAGTTTTTGTATTATGTCTAGTATAAAATATACTAGATTATGTTATATCTCAAACTTATGTCTAAATTAAGATAAATATAGATATTaaggaaaaaatttaaaatttaaaaagttaaataagggtattttttaaaagaaatattaaaatttcagttccatctctaaaaatttaagttttttataTCCTCACTTTTTGAAGGtactaaaattttgagttttgagacagaatttttaattttaatctctaaCCATCAAACACAATACTAAATCTCATTTTTAGTTTCttaaacaaacgctacctaaaaacTACGTATTTATCAATTTGATTCTCAAAGTTCAAACTTATCTCACGTGTCATAAAATGAATTAGATGATGATATGTGGCAAAATGATTATGCTATGTTTTATCATCTAACTTATGAAATGATTAATTTGATTCACAACTGTATCTTTCAAAGATAAATTTAAAACGTTTGATTTTTTGGAGAATAAATTGATGCATATGGAACATAAATAGGAAAGTATAGAATGGAAGGATTTGTGCACCAATGTAGAAGTATAGGCACATTTGCCAAACGTGGGGAATTGCAACGTGGCCAGTGACAGAGAGCCAAACCATGAAGTAACCAAAGAAGTTCATGGCTGCACCAATGGAGAGAATCACCCATGGAGGTGTGAGTTCATTGATAAGCCCTGAGAATATGCCAAGATTTGCACCAAGGTCCTTGAAGAAGCTAATCAAGTTGAGGGTAGATTGGTCATATCCCAATGAGGATTTGACTTCATTGGAGTATAAACCAAACATGTATGTTGCTCCTGAGACTGACATGATTAAGCATGAGGCAAAGATCATGAACCACCTCCCAGTTACAATTTGGTAGCTCAacttcttcatttttctcatctctTCTTCTACCATTTTTTGCTTCTTAGGAAACTTAGGCTATTTTGGAACCATGCATATAATATATGTACACATGGGTTggctaatatatattatttctacaCACAACTATATGCTGTATTATTTGTCTTTATGGccagacatatatatatatatatatatatattttttttaaaaaaaagaacatTATTGTTTTATGTATTATTACTATTCACATACAATGACATCttaattattctttaatttttaaacctATCATTGTCTCCCTATTATGCATATCTAATAATCTTTTATTTAAGGTATTAGTGTTGCAAGTTGTGTATGTGTCAACATAACATTGATTTAACTAAGGTTTCAAATTCTATAAGAATGTGATGGTGGGTATTATTTCTTAATATTAATAATGGACTAACAAATATCAAATCcacctaaatttttttttttttttaatataacaatTATAAAGTTTTATCTTACTAAGACAGATTAATTATATtaagggtaaaatatattttttgtttctgaagtttgacaaaagttttaaaaatatcgctaagttttattttgtttcaattttgtcacaaaagttttcgatttgcatcaaatatattccCGAcggctaatttttaaaaaaatttaagaccaattcaataacaattttataagaacaactCTTAATACAaccaaatcaagcataattttcaaatattattattagattggtcttaaattttttgaaaatttagccatcgagtgtatatttgatgcaaatcgaaaacttataagataaaattgaaacaaaataaaacttaagtatatttttaaattttttaccaaatttcaaggacaaaaagtatactttacccttatattaattaattacttggattaatttttttaagtatacTACTCAAccatttttctttttagattctaGTAAAATTAAACTTTGAATGCTACATATCTTGATATGATTGACAAAATAAATGGCTACTAGGATAAGAAAAATATACACTATAGGATGCCATATTGTAAGGTtttggaaaagaaattaaagtagGTTTCATGTGGGAACTTTATTCTCAACCAATTGATAAGCACTAGACAATGCTCCTTAACCAAACATCAAGGGAAGAACTTGGATTCAGTGGGAAACTTGGGAATAAATTAAAGGaaatcaaaagatatatgcattgTCCTTTTGTAATTGTATATATACTCTTCTCTCAAAAAAGGGAGATAAGGTATTTaagatttttctttctttaaggaaaaaaaaaattgttttgaacTTTCTATCTAGTTTGATCatgcaaaaataatttgttttctAACTTCAAGGGATATAAATTAAAGCAACAATAATAATTTGCTAACTAATTTCTATTTGATTGatttactttttagtttttttgagaatgtttattttttttctatgtaattggttctatttttttttagttgttagATTATGAAGTATaaagttatttattattattctaataataaaaagtaggtattaaattaatatataaaataaaaatagctgAAATAATATAATTCATTAATCGCATATACAGTTAGAAATGATTGCTTAATAACACTTAAGCATCAATGAATCTTGATTGAAATGGTCACATACTTGGGAAGAATCTGTTTGAAAGGTGGAAAGGGTCACATGCTAAAGAATATATATCAACTTTTTGAAGAATAAtaattttactttttggataaaatcacttttatttgttgtatggaacaaataatcaaataaaagattCAACACCATTATTTCCAACACTTTATATttagataatataatttaaaGAGTAAGCAAAATTCAtgcagtttaatttatttttaatatatattttatattaataactaattttaatgtacacttattttaaataaaaaatcattctACAAATTAAAGCAAAAGTAAGCATATAACTGaagatatatatattcttttcctCATAAAATAACAACTATATATCTTCATGATGATCAGAAGAGTTCttcaaattaaatggaaaaacaaagcaaaaatgttttacttttcttctttctttttgttttgttttgttttaatttctttagCAAATCATCTACTTAGCAAAATCCTCATAATTAATAAGATTGAGCCAAAATGGAGATATTTAATCACTAACTACActtctttattttcaataattataTATAGGCCAAATGATGTGTTAATCAAATGAGACAAAACATGTGACCAGCCATGTGATTGCATTGGTTGTAACTTGTAATTAGGTGTGTTTAAGtatatacaatatataaaatataaatctttGACTGGTTTTGTATCggcaatttgataaaaaaaaaatttcaaattagaaCAAAGTGTCATACTTCAATTCACGAGACAAAAGCATCATCACTTTGGGATAAACTCAATTAATCAATGTACAACATAAATTAATGGTTCACTAACATCTCATCATGGCTTTTCACAGCCAACAATAATGGTGCTTGGATTACCCACATTCATTGGTAATTATGGAAGATACTAGTATACTAAAGCTACCATTAACTAAGTGGGTTTGTTTTATTGATGTTATTACTATCTACAACATTAAAATGGATAATGATAACTATATacatacaagaaattaaagtagTTTATAAAAAGTATTAAGGTtacttatattaaaattttttaatgtttttaatatattcttCGTACAATCATTAAATACTTTGTAaactacaaattttaattttttaaattttttcatatatatttaatatatgttttaataaataatgttCTAAAGGTACTTGTTAACtcaattgagagagagagagaggcataTTGTATAGTATATAAAAAGTAATGTTTAAATTATGAAATGTATGCGATAATACGAatcaatttgaattgatttagtggtTAGTTTACtactatatttaaatataaatgaaaTTTAGATTTAGATTAATTTTTAGACTGTCAaattgagataaaaaaaaaagaaaaaataaaatacatgttagtaTAAATTTAGCAACAAAAGAAGTGTCAAATTAAATTTCAACCCATGTCGGGAATTAAAGGCCCCTAATTAATATAAggtactatatatatattatcaaggaaaagtatgaggagttaatggaatatttgtataatgtgtacaatggaagtttaatgagtattagagatataattattaatgttatctttttccatcagctgaaacttttgtgatgagtggtatcatgacatgatatTAGAATGTTAGATCCGAAAAGTCAAGAATTCAATCCTTGGTAAATCCCAAAATCAGTTTAAATTTTTggaaagatgtttattatccctaataCTCGGATGACTATTCTAGATAATATgggagatgttcattttgtaactcaatagctcattgtacacattgtacaaatagttcATTGTCTCCTTAACGAGATCCTATCATGAAGTGTTGAGAAGTTTTGCACAAgattataattaaatttcaattttcatatcCACTCACAATTTTCTCAAAAATGTTGAAAGAAAGAATTATTATTAGCAAATAAAATTCCATTGACGCTTAATATATATGTTAGAATAGAAATCCTTCATGATTTTCTGCAGAAGCTAAGCAATTTGGCAACGTGGTAATAGAAAGGGATGCTTTGGTGCTTTCTAGAAAAAGTGAAAAGGGCAGCTaccaaattaatagaataatattataatagCCACAATTTTAGCATAGGGCATGGACTTTGCATGATGATAACCCATAAAAGTGAGTACCCTTTCAATATTTTGTTTCCGAAAGTGATGAGAGAGTTATTATTAAGTATTTAAGCTAATTAATTTAGAGATAAGTAATAAGTTCAACCTGTTAAAATTATATCTCAAATGGTATAATTTTTTCATACTCACCTAAAAGATAGTGGATTTGAGTTtttctatttttagtaaaaaaaaaaagtaataagttGAACCATATAAAAAGTCAAGTAACTTAATacctgttgggaataagacaccattctcccttgagaaaacacctttgacagagaaataaaatagatacaatcataacacaagaatttaacgtgaaaactccaattaccggagaaaaaaccacggcccttgtcaaatgacaaccaaagaatatcactatgtgaaaattgttacaacacatagacttctttctctctaacaccggcaccccagtacactcacactctctcaaagcaaatatttaactacacctcagaacactctctaatcaaagagtacaaagaaaaagaaaaattagatacaagcttaaagtgtttctgactggtgcaaaaacaaatggagaacttagcctcatatttatagcctaggccacccactccatttgctatcctaaacaatgtgggactaattcaggacattatatattatatatcaacagtaacattcaaccataattctctccaaattacatagcaacattcaccatccaaaattaataactaattatccaataaattgCAACCAAatatatattcatcgacaaattactaaacattaaacatacacctgcattccaacttatcctatagtcatctagtctaagttttcacagaacattatatattaaatgcaagaaacctaaatcataccttggccaatttccacgtaacgaccaaagctatttattcaaaaccaagacagaccctcaaaactcaactaatccgcttcctccaagttccagtattcacaatttcaagctccaattatttattcacaacctaatacacattcataacacacatatatccaatttaatactcaaagctcaaattcaatgaaaataaaatagaattatcgtatcctcaccttacccaagcttcacgtaagcaagagtgaacgtttctctcaagctaattggatcctaaaacatcagaaatcaaagaaatttaacattcccacttaaaattcgaaaattggggaaAATAAAGGCTGAGTGTAAAATAatgagttacctatgaaatttttccgatagaaatgtagagctcgatgtggtgaacgcgtagccgcaaacggtgcgacgatTGAAGCTCGAACGGGAAAGTTACGGAAAATTGAATTCACCGTAAacgaatttctcttcttctcttccctggGAGGCTTGTTGCGTCGTTGAGGGAAATGAAGAGAAACAAGAGCCCGTGGCTCTTTTTAATTGTTGGACTAATTGGGCCCTCAGCCCGGTTTGGGTCCGGTTCAatcggttcggcccgttcggtcctATCTTGgactgatttttttgaaattggtgtcaaaattttcgtttcgatgagctctatcctaatttgatataatattcgcgTTTCTAATAttccttattaaaaattaatttattgactaattatctactaatttaaccggagTTTACATTATTCTCAAATGTGGAACCGTTTAATTAGATAAACAAAAATCGAATCGTCCGATGATTTATGAGAAGTACAGAAATCAGATTGTCTGATTTGTGAGGATACATAAATCGGACTAAGAGATTTGTAAAATCGGACTAAGGGATTTGTGAGAGAAGAGAAATCGGATCGAGGGAGATTTGTGTATCTTTCACACTTTTAAATAAcaccaaaaattataatattaagatatatcaccacttttactttcatataaaaaaaaaaaaaaagcctaatTTAACAGCActtttaagaaaatatataaacACCTAATAATTAGAAAATGACGCCATCCAATAGTCCATGCTTGCGTCACTTCTCTCCAAAGCTCTGGTTCTTGGATAGAGACAACTTTTAATGTTTAGAGAAAATTTTAGAttagattgaaaaataaaaaagttttttttctaCATTTAATAAATTGTACTATAAAATTGTATGagctgtcatcttcttcacgtgGGAAGAATTAAACTTATATTAgaaccacaaaattcattttgTATGGTTGATAATACACTCATATTTCCATTTGCTTCCCCACCTACTTAAGAATTAAGAAGAAATTTCAATGGAATCAATATAAGTGTTGATAAATGCTCATAACTTTAGATTTTCATATGAtaaaaaaatgctagaaaaattaaaaatagtcatGATAATTATCTTGAAAAACAACGAGGtccttaacaaaagaaaaaactcaATCCGACccttgacaattatctcgaaaggataATGAGATTtctgtgcaaaaaaaaaattaatgttattttttttttttgcacaaagACTAatcagtccaaaaaaaaaagatcagGAACCGAATTGGGTGTTTTTTTTTGAGAGGTTTCATTATCCTTTCGAAATAATTGTCAGGATCGGGTGAGGTATTCACTCTAAAAATGCAAGTTTAAGGGTTTttttcttatgacaattctttttatcaataatttataAATACCTCTATAAATACTTATCAAGTTTTAATCTCAAAGCTTATTAACTAATCAATACTCAATTGACCTAAACGTTtgtttaaaaataatagaaatgtTCGAATTAATATTTACTCCATGCATCTATATATCCTCCTATTGATGCTGTTACATATGATAATAAGAACAATAgtaagaataatatatatattgatagCAGGTAACATATGGTGTAGAATTTAAAGTGAATTTAAGAATGAAATAATAGGATCTTAGGCCGATTTGGTTTGTCGTAACTTACAACCACAGAATACAAGTGGCCAATGGCTCATTTACTCGTGACCAAACTGGCAACCGGCGGCGCCAGTACTGAatactttaattaattatttaattactataatttttaaaaatatgattatttatgtatcttttcgtattattttaaatttcaagaaaaataattttatgacctaatatccaaatttttatgataaaaaagtgCTTAGTTCAATTTatattgattttaaaataaaaacaatttagtacaagataaatttaaaaaaatacctaTAAATttacacaaaatttaaaataaagttttgcataaaaaatatattaaaaaatacaacAATTCATATATTTCTTTTCTATCAATTTAAActtgtaagaaaaataattttatgacacaTCTTAAAATGACGTATAGATAGCAAAGTTTTaaagatatttcaaaataaaaaaatattttatatatatccttgtggaaaaaaatatattttatagaaaaaaaaatggttATGTTTCCATAAGAAAACGCCTTTTATACTTTCTAGTGTGAACCAAACAGATATGTAATTATTTACCTCTGCACTACTAAAAAATTTGGTATGTAATTATGTATGACCAACatcaaataattttgaaattaaaggccTTTCATCAATTTTCTTCTTCATATATAGACTCCACTACCATGGCTTGGTGGGTTAGTGACTTGTATGTTTGATCCAAGTACTCCTACTTCTCCTTTTTTGCTTCTGTCACCAACTACCTCAACATGAATCCTTCAAGTCAATAGTGCATTTAATTGACTTTGAAATACACAGAAGCAAGATTTATCATCTTATTAAGATAgcatttggtggagagacagaggcAGAAAGACTAAAACTGAGAGACAGAAATTAAGAGATAGAGATTAAAATAAATCtgaatattctgtttggtgcaaaataggagacagaaattgaaataagaatgaaactctaatttattttgcacaaaggataaaattggaattaattaattgaaatgatggtattttaggtataaaatgttattaaagtttcagccTCCATCTCTACAAATTTTAGTCTCCTGTGTTTCTACATTTTtgaagtactgaaatactgaaattttggagatagagacagaaattttagtaccaatctctgaaccaacaaacatgatactgagtcccACGTCTCTCAATTTCTGTCTcggtacctcaaaacaaacgctacctaagagtAGGTTAAGAGACATGAATATATAGACTTAATTGTCACAATACCATTAATCttattgaatatatatttttgtaactTATCTAATAAATTATATAGCagccatttattttattatttttgtataatCTCATTCCTTGGTAGCCAAGTAAACAAACCAAATCCAAAGaccaaaaaaattaactttattttattattgtatattgGTTGCAAATGATTCATTAGAATATTCCACcccatgaaaaaaaaaacacctaCTTGTTATGAAATGTACACGAACTTTAGAATATTCTGTAAATTAGTTAATTATAGGATAGTTATTTAAATGGGTGTAAGTGATTCTTTTACATAGTCTTATAGAAACACCATGAAATGATGTCATGactttaaattaattaatcacaAGTAGGGAAGCGTTGGAGCCACAAATGCTTTGAATTGAAGTTATTTTCCAGAAACTTGGCTTTACTTTTGATCTTTACAGATGGACAAGGAGGAGAGGGATGATTTTCATTTTTCTATAAACGATGTGCTCATGATGATGACCTTAAATTCAAATAACGTTACGAAGGGTCCCATAAAATCACTTCCATAGATTCTCATGATATTTGTTGGGGTGGGGAGTTCCTAtacatgtgtttttttttttaacaattcttGAGAACTTTTTGGACAGAGTTTTTTTTGGGACAGACTTAATTTATTTCTCTGAAGTGCATAGATATTGGTTTTGGCCAGAAAATGGGAACTTTTTTTTTGGGTTGGGATAACTTGTTAGGCTTAGATACTCTTGTCCCTTGAGGGTGTAAATTTTGAGTCCAAAATCCAACATAGAAGCCTTTTAGAGTGAAAATGTTCAAAAAAATTTCTACTCTGTTTCTTAACAATCAACATctctaaccaaaaaaaaaaaatcaacatccTCATACGTATAGGActaggactcaattaaaaaaaagataatattaagAGATAACTCTCTCccgttttaatacaaaaaaaaaaacagaactcTTCTAGCCAATTCGAATTGGTCTAGTAATTAGTTCTCTAGTTTACTTAAACAAGTATTGAGAGTTTGAATTCTGGCTAGTGCCAGTTTTCCAAGTAGCTTTATGATTACGGTCTTGTACTCTTAATCTAAGTTATGTTAGATTGAAATTTGGCAAAATACAACAAAGGAATCTCGCCTTATGCATGCAGCAAACGACAAACTCTTAGGTTGCGTTTGTATATACAaagacaggacactgagacagAGACTCAAAGACACAAAATCGTATTTGATAGAGGAGACATGAATAGAGACAATGTGTCTAGAGATAcagaattagtgtattttgtatccaTCATAACAAagacacggagacactaacaaatgacacaaattatttttcatttttcttttattattcttgttaattttttataattatattttttattatatttttcgtatcaaattttttaaatgataaaagataaaaataaattagattttcataatttgttctaatttatcaccaaaaaaaatataaaaacacaaaattagTCTCTTTGATCCATAACAGATTAATCTTTGTCCCGTCAAACTAAGAGATAGCatggaagaaaaaaagagaaaactctTCTAATATCATTCTCCTGATTAGTGATTTAAATATGTAATTAAGGAGATACTATCGCTAGCTTCTAACTTTGTTATATATTATGAATTGAAGGCATTCTATGAACATTTGATTTTACGAGCAATGGATAAAAATATGAATGAAACAAATTCCTTCTAACAATTTTCAACAGAAAATATGAATTATGTTTTATATAGTAAAAACAAATGTAGATTAAATTTCAGAATCATTCATTTAttctgtaatttttttattttaatattttgctaaaagatttataataaatataaatataattttttttttgtaaatttaaaattttttttattagtatcattttaaaaaatatttaaatccttTTAACAAAATACATGACAATTTATTTTAcacgtaaatttttttaatgtataaaatattttttaagaggtgtttttccatttatttttactaatatcattttcaaaaatacttaaatTATTTTAGCTACATATTTTGaaggaatatattttttttgtttattatttcatTTCTTTGTTAATAATatctgtttaaataaatatttaaatatttttttagcaaAATGCATGTaatgaattatattcatttattctgtaatttttttattttaatattttgctaAAAGATTtacaattaaatataaattaaataataaaaattaagatttagagtttagggtttatattttcaataaaaactaTTATAATTAAACTTAGTAGTCAAATATAGCACTGAACTTGAAGATAATCAAATGCAATAAATATCTATAATCAAACTCAGCTACAAGCACTGAACCTGACTATAATCAAACCCAATAAACACTTATAATCAAACTTAGTAGTTAAATATAGCATCGAACTTGACTATAATAAACTCAGCAATGACCATTATCTCGTGATAATTCTGTTTTTTTAATAGATAATTATGGTTTATTTggagatattttttttatcaatttcgtTATATATTTACGTATTTTTATCCACCAAATCTAAATTAAGTTggtccaaatcaaat
Encoded here:
- the LOC140173101 gene encoding protein NUCLEAR FUSION DEFECTIVE 4-like; the protein is MFGLYSNEVKSSLGYDQSTLNLISFFKDLGANLGIFSGLINELTPPWVILSIGAAMNFFGYFMVWLSVTGHVAIPHVWQMCLYFYIGANSQSFANTGALVTCVKSFPRSRGSVIGLLKGYVGLSGAIFTQLYHAFYGDDSKALILLIGYLPAVISFLFLPTVRILDIVPQRKELRVFYKLLYISLGVAVFLMLLIVLQNRLSFNRVQYIVDGIFVLLLLLLPLVVVFREELNILKNHHNNINDASSSSSSSGFKVVTQVPSPANELSQL